The sequence GACTTTGCGGCGTATTAGCCGCGCTCTCGGCCGCGCTGGCGGTGCTGCTCGCGGTATCGGGTCCGTCCGGAGGCGAAGCCGCGCCGCCGCCACCGGCCGAAGGCGTCCAGCCGGATGGACAAGGCTCGGGAACGTCGGGAGCGGGCGACGGGTCGGAGAAGCGCAAGATCGCGCAAGCCGGCTCGGTCACGTTGTACGAGGACGAATTTCTGGAGAAGCTTCGGAACGCCTTCGGAGCCGAATTCGTGCGGCATTGGTTGAAAGAAACCGTCGTCCGTCTGGAGGCGCAGTCCTTAGGCATTAGCGTAACCCGAGGGGACATCGACGACGAGCTGAACCGAATGCAAATCGGGTACGAGAGCGAAGCGGAATTTTATCGCGTCATGAGAGAACAGCTCGGGATGTCCGAGCAGGCGCTGCGGGACGATGCGTTGTATAGACTTATGCTGGAAGGGGTCGCGACGGCCCGCATCCAAGTGACCGAAGCGGACGTGGAGGCGTATATCGAGGACAATCCGGAAGAATTCGCTCCGATGCACGACATTCGGTACGCGTTGATCGTCGTCGACAGCAAGGAACGCGCGAATCTCGTGCTGCAGCAGCTAGGGGAAGGGGTCGCGTTCGATCTGCTGGCGAAGGACGTCTCGCTCGACGAGACGACGGCGGCCGCGGGGGGCGATTCGGGTTGGGTGTCCGCGGACGACCCGTTCATCCCGCTGGAGGCGGCCGAAGCGCTCGGCGAGATGAGCGTCGGCGACGTCAGCCCGCCCCTGCGGCTGGACGACGACCGTTGGATGATCGTCACGCTGCTCGGCCGCCGGACGATCGATCCGTTGGACGATTCGAACGTGCGGGAAGAGCTGAAGCGCGAGCTCGCATTGGCGCAAGCGCCGTCGTTATTCGATGTCGAAGCGATGCTGCTCGAGAAGTACAATGCAGTTGACTTTCTCGATGGCGATTGATAAGATGGAAACAAAACCGACCTAATTACTCGGGATTATCCTTCTCACCGTAAGTCGGGCGGGTCGGATCTAAGGAGGATTCATACCATTATGGCCAAATTAGTCCAGAACATCACGCAACTCATCGGAGACACGCCTCTCGTTAAGCTGAACCGAGTCGTGCCGGAAGACAGCGCTGAAATTTACGTAAAACTCGAGTACCAGAACCCGGGCGCGAGCGTGAAGGATCGGATCGCGATCAACATGATCGAAGCGGCCGAGCGCGAAGGGCGCATCAAGCCGGGCGACACGATCGTCGAGCCGACGAGCGGCAACACGGGCATCGGTCTTGCGATGGTCGCCGCCGCGAAAGGCTACAAGGCGATCCTCGTTATGCCGGAGACGATGAGCATCGAGCGCCGCAACCTGCTTCGCGCATATGGCGCGCAGCTCGTTCTGACGCCGGGGCCGGAAGGCATGAAGGGCGCGATCAAGCGCGCGGAAGAGCTTCAAGCGGAGAACGGCTACTTCATGCCGCAGCAATTCAACAACATCAACAACGTGGAAATCCACCGTCGCACGACGGGGCCGGAAATCGTCGAAGCGATCAAGTCGCACGACGGCCAATTGGACGCGTTCGTCGCGGGGATCGGTACGGGCGGCACGATTACGGGCGCGGGCGAAGTGCTTCGCGAGAACTTCCCGGGCATCCAGATCGTGGCGGTCGAGCCGGCGGCTTCGCCGGTATTGTCCGGCGGCAAGCCGGGTCCGCATAAGATTCAAGGCATCGGCGCGGGCTTCGTTCCGTCGATCTTGAACACGGAAGTCTATAACGAAATCATCGCAGTGGAAAACGACGACGCCTTCGCGACCTCCCGTCGCGTAGCGAAAGAGGAAGGCATCCTCGGCGGCATCTCGTCCGGCGCGGCGATCTTCGCGGCGCTGCAAGTGGCGAAGAAGCTCGGCAAAGGCAAGCGCGTCGTCGCGATCGTGCCGAGCAACGGCGAGCGTTACCTCAGCACGCCGCTGTACAACTTCGAAGAAAACCAATAATCGTTCGTGTAACGGATGGAAGCACCGCCGAGACCTTAGGGTCCGGCGGTGTTTTTTTGTGTTTACTGGTAAGTAGGAGGTGTCAGTTTTTTCGTATCGTCGATTTTTATCTAATTTAGAAATTTATCTACGATGGCAAAAAAGAGGAGGTCTTCCCCCTTGGACAAACGAAGCATCGTTCGATTCCATCAGGCGTTAGGCGACGACGTTCGTCTCGAAATCCTCAGTCTTCTGCGCAAAGAGGCGCGTACCGGGTCGGAGTTGGCGCGAATTCAGGGGCTGTCCCATGCGACGATATCGTATCATCTGGATCTACTGGGAGAGGCTAAATTATTACATTACCAACGTTGGGGGAGGGCAGTATCTTATCGGTTGGCGTCCGCCGTTCTGGAGTCGAAAGGAGGGGAGTCGGTTCGATGGTTGGCGGAGGGGGAGGTCTTTTCTGCAGAACATTTATTTACGGGAGAGGGGCGACTGCAACGTTGGCCTATGAAACGATCGGAGCAATACGAGACGTTGAAGAAGATCGTCGGTCGATTGGATGCGGATACGTTCTATCCGAGCGAAGCGATGAGCGCCTTCATGCGGGACGTCTTCGAGGAGGACCCTTGGACGTTGATCTGAGCCGGAATGGAGCATTGGATGATCGTGCGCGTTCCGGGCGGGTATTTGGTGCAAGCGGAGGAATGCTGGCGCAAGCGACCGTGAATTTCATCGCGAAATGCAGTATACTGAGGCAATAGTTTTCGAAGAACGGCGGTCGAGGGACGCATGATCACATACGGACAATGGGTGGATTGGAACGAGCGCTACAATTGTTTTCCATACATAGAGGTTTATGATTTCGCGGCGGAGCGCGTACGGAACTGGGAGCGATTGTGGGAGGAAGCGGGAGAAGCCGCGGTCGTGCTGGAGAGCGGGAAAGCCGGACGGTATACGTTCGTCGGCGCGGAGCCTGCGGAGTGGGTGTCGGGCGGGCTGACCGAGGCGGTTCGGCGTAAGGCGGGCGGCGGCAATCAAGCGGACGGCGAGAGGTTGGTCGGGCCGCCGCTGCAGGTATTGCGGCAATGGATGGCCGAGTTCGCCTCGCCGCCGGTGCCTCGCGCGCCCAAGTTTACCGGCGGCATCGTCGGTTACCTGGCGTACGACGTCGTTCGAACGATCGAGCGTCTGCCGAGCGACGCGGCGGCGGACTCGCCCGTACCGGACTACTTCTTTATGCGGTTGGAGAAGCTATGGATCATCGACCATGTCGACCAACGGCTCTATTGCGCGGCGTATCGGACTCGCCCCATGGGCGAGCGGTGGGACGGAGAGGCGCTTCGCGCGCGCTATGAAGAGGCGCGGGCGGCCGTCGCCGAGATGAAGCGGGCGTGGGACCGATGGACGCAGGCGGAAGCGCCGGCGCTGGATATCCCCGAGGCGCTCGACATCGACGTCGAACGGATGGCGGACGTCCGGCTCAGCTTGCCGAAGGAGCGGTATATGAACGCGGTCGAGCGGATTCGCGAATATATCGCGAGCGGCGACGTGTTCCAGGTCAATATCAGCGTCCGGCAATCGAAGCCGCTGCGCGCGTCCCCGGAGCGGGTGTTCGAAGCGCTGCGGCGTCTCAACCCGTCGCCTTATATGGCGTTCCTGCGCCTCCCCGGCGGCGAACGCATCGTCTCCGGCTCGCCGGAGCTGCTCGTGCGTCTCGAGCATGGCCGCCTCTCGACGCGGCCGATCGCCGGCACGCGTCCGAGGGGGCGGGACGTCGGCGAGGACGGAGCGCTCCGCGAGGAGTTGCTGCTCAGCGAGAAGGAGCGCGCGGAGCATATTATGCTCGTCGACCTGGAACGGAACGACCTCGGGAAAATTTCGACGTTCGGCACGGTTCGCGTCAAGGAACTGATGGCCGTCGAGCACTATTCCCACGTCATGCATATCGTGTCGGAGGTCGAAGGCGAGCTGGCCGACGGCAGGGACGCGTTCGACTGCATCGCGGCGGTCTTCCCCGGAGGGACGATTACCGGCGCGCCGAAGGTTCGCACGATGGAGATCATCGAAGAGTTAGAGCCTGTCCGACGCGGCGTCTATACCGGCGCGATCGGATGGATTGACTATAACGGCAATATGGAATTAAATATTACTATACGCACGCTGGTGTACAACGACGGAACGGCTCACGTGCAATCGGGGGCCGGGATCGTGATCG comes from Paenibacillus antri and encodes:
- a CDS encoding peptidylprolyl isomerase, with product MSREKWLWGLCGVLAALSAALAVLLAVSGPSGGEAAPPPPAEGVQPDGQGSGTSGAGDGSEKRKIAQAGSVTLYEDEFLEKLRNAFGAEFVRHWLKETVVRLEAQSLGISVTRGDIDDELNRMQIGYESEAEFYRVMREQLGMSEQALRDDALYRLMLEGVATARIQVTEADVEAYIEDNPEEFAPMHDIRYALIVVDSKERANLVLQQLGEGVAFDLLAKDVSLDETTAAAGGDSGWVSADDPFIPLEAAEALGEMSVGDVSPPLRLDDDRWMIVTLLGRRTIDPLDDSNVREELKRELALAQAPSLFDVEAMLLEKYNAVDFLDGD
- the cysK gene encoding cysteine synthase A; its protein translation is MAKLVQNITQLIGDTPLVKLNRVVPEDSAEIYVKLEYQNPGASVKDRIAINMIEAAEREGRIKPGDTIVEPTSGNTGIGLAMVAAAKGYKAILVMPETMSIERRNLLRAYGAQLVLTPGPEGMKGAIKRAEELQAENGYFMPQQFNNINNVEIHRRTTGPEIVEAIKSHDGQLDAFVAGIGTGGTITGAGEVLRENFPGIQIVAVEPAASPVLSGGKPGPHKIQGIGAGFVPSILNTEVYNEIIAVENDDAFATSRRVAKEEGILGGISSGAAIFAALQVAKKLGKGKRVVAIVPSNGERYLSTPLYNFEENQ
- a CDS encoding ArsR/SmtB family transcription factor, which codes for MDKRSIVRFHQALGDDVRLEILSLLRKEARTGSELARIQGLSHATISYHLDLLGEAKLLHYQRWGRAVSYRLASAVLESKGGESVRWLAEGEVFSAEHLFTGEGRLQRWPMKRSEQYETLKKIVGRLDADTFYPSEAMSAFMRDVFEEDPWTLI
- a CDS encoding anthranilate synthase component I family protein, whose amino-acid sequence is MITYGQWVDWNERYNCFPYIEVYDFAAERVRNWERLWEEAGEAAVVLESGKAGRYTFVGAEPAEWVSGGLTEAVRRKAGGGNQADGERLVGPPLQVLRQWMAEFASPPVPRAPKFTGGIVGYLAYDVVRTIERLPSDAAADSPVPDYFFMRLEKLWIIDHVDQRLYCAAYRTRPMGERWDGEALRARYEEARAAVAEMKRAWDRWTQAEAPALDIPEALDIDVERMADVRLSLPKERYMNAVERIREYIASGDVFQVNISVRQSKPLRASPERVFEALRRLNPSPYMAFLRLPGGERIVSGSPELLVRLEHGRLSTRPIAGTRPRGRDVGEDGALREELLLSEKERAEHIMLVDLERNDLGKISTFGTVRVKELMAVEHYSHVMHIVSEVEGELADGRDAFDCIAAVFPGGTITGAPKVRTMEIIEELEPVRRGVYTGAIGWIDYNGNMELNITIRTLVYNDGTAHVQSGAGIVIDSVPEKEFAESLNKAKALWKAVEISERA